In a genomic window of Mycolicibacter heraklionensis:
- a CDS encoding bifunctional RNase H/acid phosphatase, with the protein MKVIIEADGGSRGNPGPAGYGAVVWSADRSEVLAEAKEAIGVATNNVAEYRGLVAGLSAAARLGAAEVAVFMDSKLVVEQMAGRWKVKHPDLIPLHRQARELASGFDHVRYTWIPREKNSHADRLANEAMDAAAGIDRPATTPAEKAPAPTAPGWTGATGTATRLLLLRHGQTELSVHRRYSGRGNPPLTDTGRQQADAAARYLAQRGGIAAVISSPLQRCRDTAEAAAKLLRLDVTVDEDLTETDFGAWEGLTFAEAAERDPDLHRRWLKDTSTQPPDGESFDAVQQRVLAARDRIVADHSGSTVLVVSHVTPIKTVLRLALDAGPAILYRLHLDLASLSIAEFYGDGPASVRLVNQTAYL; encoded by the coding sequence ATGAAGGTGATCATTGAAGCCGACGGCGGGTCGCGGGGGAACCCGGGCCCGGCCGGCTACGGGGCGGTGGTGTGGTCCGCCGATCGCTCCGAGGTGCTCGCCGAGGCCAAGGAGGCCATCGGCGTTGCCACCAACAACGTCGCCGAATACCGGGGCCTGGTCGCGGGATTGTCTGCAGCGGCCCGGTTGGGTGCCGCCGAGGTGGCGGTGTTCATGGACTCCAAGCTGGTGGTCGAACAGATGGCCGGCCGGTGGAAGGTCAAACATCCCGACCTGATCCCGTTGCACCGGCAGGCGCGCGAGCTGGCCTCGGGCTTCGACCACGTCCGCTACACCTGGATACCGCGGGAGAAGAATTCCCACGCGGACCGGTTGGCCAACGAGGCCATGGACGCCGCCGCCGGAATCGACCGGCCCGCAACGACGCCGGCGGAGAAGGCTCCTGCGCCTACGGCTCCCGGCTGGACCGGCGCGACGGGAACGGCGACTCGGCTGCTGTTGCTGCGGCACGGCCAGACCGAGCTGTCGGTGCACCGCCGCTACTCCGGACGCGGGAACCCGCCACTGACCGACACCGGCCGGCAGCAGGCCGATGCGGCGGCGCGCTACCTGGCCCAGCGCGGCGGTATCGCGGCGGTCATCAGCTCACCGCTGCAGCGCTGCCGCGACACCGCCGAGGCGGCGGCGAAGCTGCTGCGGTTGGACGTCACCGTCGATGAGGACCTGACCGAGACCGACTTCGGGGCCTGGGAGGGCCTGACCTTCGCCGAGGCCGCCGAGCGCGATCCCGACCTGCACCGGCGCTGGCTGAAGGACACCTCCACGCAGCCCCCCGACGGGGAGAGCTTCGACGCCGTGCAGCAGCGGGTGCTGGCCGCGCGCGACCGGATCGTCGCTGACCACAGCGGCAGCACCGTGCTGGTGGTGTCGCATGTGACGCCGATCAAGACCGTGCTGCGCCTGGCGCTGGACGCCGGCCCGGCCATCTTGTACCGGCTGCACCTGGACTTGGCGTCGCTGAGCATCGCCGAGTTCTACGGCGACGGGCCCGCGTCGGTGCGCCTGGTGAATCAGACCGCCTACCTGTAG
- a CDS encoding YeiH family protein: MTTTRPDSEQFATDAVFTSRRPLDYLPGVALLLAVGLLGKYAQRWWLALGHQLHATVPDIEYVLWAIVIGLVIRNTVGLHRVFLPGVLTYEFWLKVGIVALGSRFVLGDIAKLGGISLIQILLDMTIAGAIILGAAHLFGLSGKLGSLLAIGTSICGVSAIIASKGAIRAKNSEVSYAIAAILALGAVGLFVLPPLGHLIGLSDHEFGLWAGLSVDNTAETTATGYLFSDEAGKIAVLVKSVRNALIGFVVLGFALYWAARGQAEQVASGYRAKAAFIWHQFPKFVLGFLVVSAVATLGWLDKPQLTSLGNVSRWAFLLTFAGVGLSTDFRQIARAGWRPLLVAVIGLVVVATVSLGLVLVTSRWLGWGVAAA; encoded by the coding sequence ATGACCACGACGCGCCCAGATTCAGAGCAGTTCGCCACGGACGCGGTCTTCACCAGCCGGCGCCCGCTGGACTATCTGCCCGGCGTCGCGTTGCTGCTGGCCGTCGGGCTGCTCGGCAAGTACGCCCAGCGGTGGTGGCTGGCGCTGGGCCACCAGCTGCACGCGACGGTGCCCGACATCGAATATGTGCTGTGGGCCATCGTCATCGGGCTCGTGATCAGAAACACCGTCGGACTGCACCGGGTCTTTCTCCCGGGCGTGCTGACCTACGAGTTCTGGCTCAAGGTCGGCATCGTCGCGCTGGGTTCTCGATTCGTGCTCGGCGATATCGCCAAACTGGGCGGTATCAGCCTGATTCAGATTCTGCTCGACATGACGATTGCCGGCGCAATAATCCTTGGCGCAGCACACCTTTTCGGGTTGTCCGGAAAGCTCGGGTCCTTGCTGGCCATCGGCACCTCGATCTGCGGGGTGTCGGCGATCATCGCGTCGAAGGGTGCCATCCGCGCCAAGAACTCCGAGGTCAGTTATGCGATTGCCGCCATCCTGGCGCTCGGGGCAGTGGGCCTGTTCGTGTTGCCGCCGCTGGGCCACCTGATCGGGTTGAGTGACCACGAGTTCGGACTGTGGGCAGGCCTGTCCGTGGACAACACCGCGGAGACGACCGCCACCGGTTACCTGTTCTCCGACGAGGCCGGCAAGATCGCGGTGCTGGTGAAATCCGTCCGCAACGCCCTGATCGGCTTCGTGGTCCTGGGTTTTGCGCTGTACTGGGCGGCGCGCGGACAGGCAGAGCAGGTGGCATCGGGCTACCGGGCCAAGGCGGCCTTCATCTGGCACCAGTTCCCCAAATTCGTCTTGGGGTTTCTGGTGGTGTCGGCGGTGGCCACACTGGGCTGGCTGGACAAGCCTCAGCTGACGAGCCTGGGCAACGTGTCGCGATGGGCTTTCCTGCTGACTTTCGCCGGCGTCGGTCTGTCCACCGACTTCCGCCAGATCGCCCGGGCGGGTTGGCGGCCGCTGCTGGTGGCTGTCATCGGCCTGGTGGTGGTGGCCACCGTGTCGTTGGGTCTGGTGCTGGTGACCTCCCGGTGGTTGGGCTGGGGTGTGGCTGCCGCCTGA
- a CDS encoding helix-turn-helix domain-containing protein, with protein MQASTDDGGVDLRVRRRLRELRTQQGLTLEDVATRARIDVSTLSRLESGKRRLALDHLPRLAEALSVSTDELLRAPQHQDPRVRGASHTHHGITYWPLTRHGPAGGLHAFKIRVGVRRRRPAELPVHEGHEWMYVLSGRLRLVLGDDDFLIGPGEAVEFSTWTPHWFGAVDGPAEAIVIFGTHGERVHLHD; from the coding sequence ATGCAGGCAAGCACTGACGACGGCGGTGTAGACCTGCGGGTGCGGCGTCGGCTGCGTGAGCTGCGCACCCAGCAGGGGCTGACCCTGGAGGACGTGGCGACCCGCGCGCGCATCGACGTCTCGACGTTGAGCCGGCTGGAATCGGGCAAGCGACGCCTGGCGCTGGATCACCTGCCCCGGCTGGCCGAGGCCCTGTCGGTCAGCACCGATGAGTTGCTGCGCGCCCCGCAGCACCAGGATCCGCGGGTGCGGGGCGCCTCGCACACACACCACGGCATCACCTATTGGCCGCTGACTCGGCACGGGCCGGCCGGGGGTCTGCATGCCTTCAAGATCCGGGTCGGTGTACGCCGCCGACGCCCGGCCGAGCTGCCGGTGCACGAGGGCCACGAGTGGATGTACGTGCTGTCCGGCCGGCTCCGGTTGGTGCTCGGTGACGACGATTTCCTGATCGGGCCCGGTGAAGCGGTCGAGTTCTCCACCTGGACACCGCATTGGTTCGGCGCGGTCGACGGCCCGGCCGAGGCCATCGTGATCTTCGGAACCCACGGTGAACGCGTGCACCTGCACGATTGA
- a CDS encoding zinc ribbon domain-containing protein, giving the protein MKAAVAQQRSLLELLELDAELARIAHRAGHLPERQDRERIQAEHTAAADRLAALELALEDLDAQAGRFESEIDAVRQREDRDRALLDSGQANVKQVVDLQHELETLQKRQSSLEDSLLELMEQREQLQTQATAEATVLEGLAADLARVQEAVDTALAEIETTRGQRAASRDELAATIDDELLALYERQRASGGVGAGPLRGGQCGACRIEIDRGELARISAAAPEEVLRCPECNAILLRVKDFG; this is encoded by the coding sequence ATGAAGGCTGCTGTAGCTCAACAACGTTCGCTGCTGGAGTTGCTGGAGCTGGACGCCGAGCTGGCCCGGATTGCGCACCGCGCCGGGCATCTTCCCGAGCGGCAGGACCGCGAGCGGATCCAGGCTGAGCACACCGCGGCCGCTGACCGGCTGGCCGCGCTGGAGTTGGCCTTGGAGGACTTGGACGCCCAAGCCGGCCGTTTCGAGTCGGAGATCGACGCGGTGCGCCAGCGTGAAGACCGTGATCGTGCCCTGCTGGATTCGGGACAGGCCAACGTCAAACAGGTCGTCGACCTGCAGCATGAGCTGGAGACGCTGCAGAAGCGTCAGTCCAGCTTGGAGGACTCGCTGCTGGAGTTGATGGAGCAGCGCGAGCAACTGCAGACCCAGGCGACCGCGGAAGCAACCGTGCTTGAAGGCCTGGCCGCCGACTTGGCCCGGGTGCAGGAGGCGGTGGACACCGCCCTGGCCGAGATCGAGACCACCCGCGGGCAGCGCGCGGCGAGCCGCGACGAGCTCGCCGCCACGATCGACGACGAGCTGCTGGCGCTCTATGAGCGGCAGCGGGCTTCCGGTGGGGTCGGCGCGGGACCGCTGCGGGGCGGCCAGTGCGGCGCCTGCCGAATCGAGATCGACCGCGGTGAGCTGGCCCGGATCTCGGCAGCGGCGCCCGAGGAGGTGCTGCGCTGCCCGGAGTGCAACGCGATCCTGCTGAGGGTCAAGGACTTCGGTTAG
- a CDS encoding HAD-IA family hydrolase codes for MTRTSTAAAELVIFDLDGTLTDSAAGIVASFRHALDHIGAPIPEGDLAARLVGPPMHHTLAAMGLGEQTEAAVAAYRADYTSRGWQMNTMFDGVAALLSDLRAAGVRLAVATSKVEPTARKILAHFGLDGYFEVVAGASVDGARAAKSDVVAHALDQLAPLPQRVLMVGDRRHDVDGAAAHGIDTVLVGWGYGQSDYADIADTEFADGPVAHVQTVTELREVLGV; via the coding sequence GTGACGCGCACGAGCACCGCCGCCGCCGAATTGGTGATCTTCGACCTGGACGGCACCTTGACCGACTCCGCGGCCGGGATCGTCGCCAGCTTCCGGCACGCGCTGGACCACATCGGCGCACCGATTCCCGAGGGTGATCTGGCTGCCCGGCTCGTCGGCCCGCCGATGCACCACACCCTGGCGGCGATGGGCCTCGGCGAGCAGACCGAGGCCGCGGTCGCCGCCTACCGTGCCGACTACACCAGCCGCGGGTGGCAGATGAACACCATGTTCGACGGCGTCGCCGCGCTGCTGAGCGACCTGCGGGCCGCCGGGGTCCGGTTGGCCGTGGCCACCTCCAAGGTCGAGCCGACCGCGCGCAAGATCCTCGCGCATTTCGGGCTCGACGGTTATTTCGAGGTGGTTGCCGGTGCCAGTGTCGACGGCGCCCGGGCCGCCAAGTCCGACGTGGTGGCCCATGCCCTGGATCAGCTGGCGCCGCTGCCGCAGCGCGTCCTGATGGTGGGCGACCGGCGTCATGATGTGGACGGTGCGGCCGCGCACGGGATCGACACGGTGCTGGTCGGTTGGGGCTACGGTCAGTCCGACTATGCGGACATCGCCGATACCGAATTCGCCGACGGTCCCGTTGCCCACGTGCAGACCGTCACCGAACTACGGGAGGTGCTCGGTGTCTGA
- a CDS encoding Nif3-like dinuclear metal center hexameric protein, giving the protein MTARLADVIDVLDAAYPPGLAHSWDSVGLVCGDPDDLVSSVTIAVDATSAVVDEVPDGGLLLAHHPLLLRGVDTVAASTPKGSLVHRLIRTGRALFTAHTNADAAAPGVSDALAAALGLTVESVLEPAGPTADTDKWVIYTPAEHAEAVRAAVFAAGAGRIGDYTQCSWSVPGTGQFLPGDGATPTIGQVGAVERVPEDRVEVVAPARARGAIHAALLAAHPYEEPAFDIFAVQPLPAGVGIGRVGSLATPEPLSAFVARVAAGLPATSWGVRACGDPDLPVSRVAVCGGAGDSLLDAAAAADAQVYVTADLRHHPADEHSRRSAVALVDVAHWASEYPWCAQAADVLRSHFGATLPVRVSTLRTDPWNLAHEGDRS; this is encoded by the coding sequence GTGACCGCGCGGCTGGCTGACGTCATTGACGTACTGGATGCGGCCTACCCGCCCGGGCTGGCCCACTCCTGGGACTCGGTCGGGCTGGTCTGCGGTGACCCCGACGACCTGGTGAGCTCGGTGACGATCGCGGTGGACGCCACCTCGGCGGTGGTCGACGAGGTTCCCGACGGCGGCCTGCTGCTGGCCCACCACCCGCTGCTGCTGCGCGGGGTGGACACCGTGGCGGCCAGCACCCCCAAGGGTTCGCTGGTGCACCGGCTGATCCGGACCGGTCGCGCCCTGTTCACCGCCCACACCAACGCCGACGCGGCCGCGCCCGGGGTCTCCGACGCGCTCGCGGCAGCACTCGGGCTGACCGTGGAGTCCGTGCTGGAGCCGGCCGGCCCGACCGCCGACACCGACAAATGGGTGATCTACACCCCGGCCGAGCACGCCGAGGCGGTTCGCGCCGCGGTCTTCGCGGCCGGCGCGGGCCGTATCGGTGACTACACGCAGTGCAGTTGGAGTGTGCCGGGCACCGGCCAGTTCCTGCCCGGCGACGGTGCAACGCCGACGATCGGCCAGGTGGGCGCGGTGGAGCGCGTCCCCGAGGACCGCGTCGAGGTGGTGGCCCCGGCGCGCGCACGCGGGGCGATTCACGCGGCGCTGCTGGCCGCCCATCCCTACGAGGAGCCGGCGTTCGACATCTTCGCGGTGCAGCCGCTGCCCGCCGGGGTGGGAATCGGCCGGGTCGGCAGTCTGGCGACCCCGGAGCCGTTGAGCGCGTTCGTTGCCCGCGTCGCCGCGGGCCTGCCGGCCACCTCGTGGGGGGTGCGGGCCTGCGGAGACCCCGACTTGCCGGTCTCGCGGGTGGCGGTCTGCGGTGGCGCGGGAGATTCCCTGCTGGATGCCGCGGCGGCCGCCGACGCGCAGGTCTACGTCACCGCGGACTTGCGGCACCATCCGGCGGACGAGCATTCCCGGCGGTCTGCGGTGGCGCTGGTCGACGTGGCCCACTGGGCCAGTGAATACCCGTGGTGCGCGCAGGCCGCCGACGTACTCCGCTCGCATTTCGGTGCGACGCTGCCGGTGCGTGTCAGCACGCTGCGCACCGACCCCTGGAATCTCGCGCATGAAGGAGACCGGTCATGA